GCGCCCAAAGCAACCGCCATAAACAGGTGACGTAAAGGTTTGTGGATCAGTGAGGCATGCATTGAAAACTCCTGAGAGACAGTTAGCTGCTTAGGTGTGATCAGCAGATTTACTGTCCGTAGCGAGTGGCGTCAACGCATCGGAGGAAATTATCTGTAGCTATATAAGAACGGGGGGGGGCAGTGGCTGCAAGATGATGGGCCGGTCACGTCCATGTGGCCGGTTACTTGACTGAAGTTAGAGAGCTAATGCGCCTTCTACTTCCTGGATTTTGCGGCGGGCCAAGGCCAGGTTGGCTTTGTTCTTGTCCAGTACGTAGTAGATAAACACGCCTTCAGATGAGGCAAGCGGACGAATGATGTGGTACTGCTTGCCTAGGGTAATGAGCATGTCCTCGATTACATCATTGAGGTTGAGGGACTTCATGGTCTTGATCTTGGCGCGCACCACCTCGGTATTACCTGCTGCTGCCAGCTCCATGTCCACGCCTGATCCTGCTTCCCCCAATAACATGCCACTGTTGGCGTCCACCACGGCTGATGCCAGTGCACCGTCGAGTTGCAGAAGTGCGTTAAGGGATTCTTGGATAGTTGCCATTGTTATTCTCCATTGCGTGTTAACAGGTTATGCATACCGGGCTACACGACGGCCCGGGATGATTCAGCTTGCCTTTGACACGCGTGCAACCGCGCGTTTGGCGAGATAAAGGACTTGCCCGAGTACTTCGTTGCGGGCAGCTACCAGGTTCAGGATCATCGGGTATTGGGGGTGGGGGATATCGATGATCACGACATAACCCTCATCCGCTTCAACCACGACGTTTTGGTATTGGCCGATTTCGCTTTCAACACCCACCATTGACCCGAGGGCGGAGATAGAGCAGGCCATGGCGGCAAGTTTGGAAACGTCCACGCCTGCTTTGGCGCGGGCGGCGACTTCAAAACCATCGGAAGTGGCGATAACGCCAGCGCTCAGTCCAGAGAGTGCTTGCATCAGTTCGTCGAGTTCCGTCTCGGCCAGTTTTTGCAGGCGATGGAACAGTTCGGGGTGTGCAGCGCTGAGTTGAGTCATGCCTGGGGTACCTGATGTTCGAGTTGTAAGAGGAGGAGATCGAGCAGGGCCAGTACCTGTGTTTTGTCGCGCACGTCAGCGCTCAGAACAGGGCAGATCACGCCGTGTTCGGCAAGGCACTTGGCGTAGCCATCCAGCTCACTGTGGGCGTCTGCGGCAATCCGTCCAACCGCTACGACACAGCCAGTCCGGGCGATCAGCTCAGCGAAGTTGGTGAGGTAAATGGACAGGTCGGCGACAGGATCTGGGCGGCTGTGATCAAGCAAGATGATCAGGCCCAAAGCGCCCTTGGCGAGGATTTGCCACATAAATGAAAAACGCTGCTGCCCCGGCGTTCCGTACAACCGCAGTTGTTCTCCGCCGGGCAAGGTCAGCTCACCGTAGTCGAGGCCGACGGTGGTTTTTTCCTTGAGCAGGCTGGGGTCGTTATTTTGTACGTCAGTAATGACAGGGGGAATTTCACTGATCGCGGAAATTGCTGTGGTCTTCCCTGCACCCATCGTCCCTGTAAAGAGGATCTTATATTCAGTCATTACTCGTTCGCCTGACGTTAGGAAAGGCCCAGGTGCGCCCGCAGGCGGGCAAAAAAACCTTGGGGAGCGCTTTCGCTTTTGGGTTTATCGGGTTGGCTTTCTTCCAGCAGCAGGCCCGCACTGTTAAGGCGTTGGAGAAAGTGATGGCACTGCGTCGTAGAAAGCCCGCTGCGTTCGCTAAGTTCTGCACAGCTGAGGGCCCTAGCCCCCAATAGTGTTGCCAAACGCAGGTGGGCCGGGTTGTGGCCGAGTACGTCGTGTGGGGGCCAGCGAGTGAGCTTGTAGGCTGGCTGCGCAGCTACGTTTGTGTCTGCCTGGGGCTGGTTGAGCAGCTTGGCTACTTGCTCTAGGCGTTCGAATACTTCGTTGGCGCGCAAGGGCCAGTGCACCGACAGGCCTTGGTTATCTGTCTGTTGGTAGGCAATCCGCAGAATGGCTCGGGCAGGGCGCTGGGCTGGCTTATTGTCGTGACCATCCACACCCAGGACTAGCAGGTCTGCCTCGCCCTCTTCGACATGTTGCCAATGGTGGTGAGTACGACCTGCCAGCAGACCGACAATGGACTTGAACACCACCTCGTCACGCAAGTTGAGGTGCGCGAAAGCGTAGGTGTAGTTATCCCTGTTATTCAAAGGCGGCATTGGTTGTCCTCCGTGCCTGTTGCTTCAAGGCCGGTTTGCCAATGCCAAGTCAGAGCCCAGTTCATCCTGTATACCCCTGCTCAAAGGGAGGCCACCTGGGTTCTGACGGCAGAAGAGCTGAGCTGTCTCAGCTTTATCCAGGCAACCCCGCTGTCATAGCCTTTGAGGCTTTAGATCGGTGGCTTTGCGTCCCTGGTTTTCACGCAGGTTTGCTTTTGTCTGAAAGGAGACTAGTTGGTCGTGGGAGACCAGCAAACACACTTTGGTGGACTGTCGGTGAGTGGTGTGACTATCGTCCCATTTTTGCGAAATTCAGCTGCAGAGCCAGAAGTTTGTGCTATAGCGCTGAGGAAGTAACTGAGAGGCTCGGCTCGCAGTGGGGTATGAGGCGCATCTTTAGTGACCCATCCAGAACAGGATGAGTGTCAGGCTGGCGATGGACAAAACCGTGGACAGGAGTATGGCGCGGGAGACTACGCCGGCTTCGCGATCATAATGTTCTGCCAGCATGAACGGGCCGGTCCCGGTGGGCAGGGCGCTGAGTAAAACCGCAGCCTGCGCCCATACCAACGGCAAGTGAAAAACCTCAAAGGCCAAGTACCAGGTGAGTAATGGCTGGCCAATCAGCTTGATGACCACCAGCGGCCATGCGCCATGGGTGTTGCCCTGTTGTTTTTGAGCAAGGAACAGGCCGAGAGAGATCAACGCGCAGGGCGTTGTGGCGGTGGCCAGCATATCCAGCAGATGCATCACAGGCTCCGCCAGCCCTAGCCCAGTAGCGGCCCAGCAGCCGCCTGCGATGGGGGATACCACCAGTGGGTTTTTGGCCAATGCCTTGGTCACTGCCAGTGTGGCTCTGCCGATGTTTTTCTCATCCTGTAAACCCACCTCAATACACACCACTGAGAGGGAAAACAGCAGACAGACCACGATCAGCGATGCGATCAGCGCAGGTTCAAGTCCGTCCTGACCGAACACCAACAGGCACAAGGGGATGCCGATGTAACCCGTATTGGCGTAGGAGGCACTAAGACCATCGAGGCTGGCTACCACCAAAGTGTGGCGGCGTGTTAGGCGCCAAATCAGCGTGGCGAAAAAAATCAGCAGGCAACTGGCTGTTACGCTGATAACAAATCCCGGTTGCCAGATTTCAGCCCAGGTTGAGGTGGCTGTGACTTTGAATAGCAGTGCTGGCAAACACAGCCAGGCCACCATGCGGTTCAGTTCAGAAGCGGCGCGCTCGCCCAGTCGGTTGGTTTTGCGGCAGATATAGCCCAGCAGAATGAGGGCGAAAATCGGCAACACGACAGCAAAAACGGTATGCATCAGCGGCTCTGGAGCAAGGGGATGGCAGAGCTTAGAGCTGCACCGGGCATCAGTCCAACAGTTGTTAGTGTGTCGTGATAGGCGGGTTGCAATGTTGTAAGGCAGCAGGACAGTGTTGGCTTGATGTGAGTTTTGGGTGCTCGTGCTGGTGTTGCCGAGTGCTGATATGAATGGGGGTCATACCACCTGCCGCGCAGTGCTGGGCTTGGAAGCCCGTGACCGGTATACTCAACCACTTTTTTCAATTCCCAGATCTGCCGAAAACATGACAGAGTCAGTGCTCGACTATATGACCCGCCTGGGCCAGGCGGCCCGCAGTGCCTCCCGTGTGCTGGCGCGTGCCAGTACCGCCCAGAAAAACCGCGCGCTTCAGGCTGCTGCGGCTGCATTGGATGCTGCCCGTAGTGAACTGGTGCAAGCTAATGAGCTGGATCTAGCGGCCGCCCGTGCTAATGGCTTGGAGCCTGCTATGGTGGATCGTCTGGCGCTGACTCCAGCTGTCATCGATTCCATGATCGAAGGCCTGCGCCAAGTGGCGACCTTGCCCGATCCGATTGGTGAAATCCGCGATATGCGCTACCTGCCCTCCGGCATTCAGGTTGGCAAAATGCGCGTGCCACTGGGGGTAATCGGCATCATTTATGAGTCCCGCCCTAATGTCACCATTGATGCGGCAAGTCTGTGTCTGAAATCAGGTAACGCCACTATCCTGCGTGGCGGCTCAGAGGCCATCCACTCTAATCAGGCGATTGCCCGCTGCATTCAGCAGGGCCTGTCTGAAGCGGGTCTGCCTGCGGCTGCCGTTCAGGTGGTGGAAACCACTGATCGCGCCGCAGTAGGCGCGCTGATCAGCATGCCGGAGTTTGTTGACGTCATCGTTCCCCGTGGCGGTAAAGGCCTGATCGAGCGTATCAGCCGCGAAGCCAAAGTGCCGGTGATCAAGCATTTGGACGGTGTCTGCCACGTCTATATCGATGTGGCTGCTGATCTGGATAAAGCAATTCGCGTGGCCGACAACGCCAAAACCCAGCGCTACTCACCTTGCAACGCCATGGAAACCCTCCTGGTGCACCGTGATGTCGCCAAGGCAGCATTGTTACCTCTGGCAGCGATTTACCGCGAAAAGGGTGTGGAACTGCGTGGTGATGTAGCGACCCGCGAGCTTCTGGGGGCTGATGTACTGGAGGCCACCGAAGAAGACTGGGCCGCCGAGTACAACGCCCCAATCCTGTCGATTCGCATTGTTGAGTCGCTGGATGAGGCGATTGAGCACATCAACCGTTATGGTTCCAAGCACACGGACGCGATCATCACCGAGAACTTCTCGGATGCTCGGCGTTTCCTCACTGAAGTGGACTCCTCGTCAGTGATGGTCAACGCATCTACCCGTTTTGCTGATGGTTTTGAATATGGCCTGGGCGCTGAGATCGGTATTTCCACCGATAAGCTGCACGCCCGTGGCCCGGTTGGCCTGGAAGGGCTGACCAGTGAGAAGTACGTTGTGTTTGGCGACGGACATATCCGTACCTGATGAGCACAACAAGCCAATCCCGGCGCATCGGGCTGCTCGGTGGCACATTTGATCCTGTGCACATCGGGCATTTGCGTAGCGCCGTTGAAGTGGCGGAGGCGCTGGAGCTGGACGAGTTACGTCTGATTCCCAGTGCACGTCCACCGCACCGAGCGACACCACAGGTCAGCGCTCAGCAGCGTCTGGACATGGTTGAGCTGGCGGTGGCGAACAGCCCCGTACTGAGGGTGGATGACCGCGAGTTGCTGCGCGAGAGACCGTCCTACACGATCGATACCCTGGAGTCTGTTCGGGGTGAGTTGGCCGCAGAAGATCAGTTGTTTCTGCTGTTGGGCTGGGATGCCTTTTGTGGCTTGCCCAGTTGGCATCGTTGGGAAGAGTTGCTGCAGCACTGCCATATTTTGGTGTTGCAGCGGCCTGATGCTGATACCGATGCCCCTGAGGCGCTGCGCGATTTACTGGCAGCGCGCAGTGTTGGTGATCCGCAGGCTCTGAGTGGGCCAGGCGGGCAAATTGCATTTATCTGGCAAACGCCGCTTGCGGTGTCGGCGACCCAGATACGCACCTTGTTAGCTGAAGGGAAGTCTGCGCGCTTCCTCGTGCCAGACACGGTTCTGGCCTATATCAATAACCACGGTCTGTACCGTGGCATGAAATGAACATGAGGCAATTGAGTTAATTATGACAAAGGCAACTGTAGCGGGCGAAGCGCTGGTCAAGCTGGCCATCGACGCTCTGGAAGACATTAAGGCCCAGGACATCACTACCATTGATGTGCGCGGCAAAACCAGCATCACTGACTTTATGGTGATCGCCAGCGGTACTTCCAGCCGCCACGTAAAGTCGTTGGTCGACAACGTGCTGGAAAAGGTCAAAGAGCAGGGCGTGCGTCCCCTGGGCAGTGAAGGCCTGGATACCGGTGAGTGGGCGCTGTTGGATCTGGGTGAGGTGGTCGTCCATGTGATGCTGCCGACCGCTCGCCAGTTCTACGACCTTGAGCGCCTGTGGCAGGGTGCTGAACAGAGCCGCGCCCAGTCGGCGGGTGAAGGCGAGCAATAAGAAGGAAACGCCTCCGTGCGGATCAAACTGATTGCTGTTGGCTCACGCATGCCGCGCTGGGTCGAGGAAGGTTGGCAGGAGTACGCCAAGCGCATGCCTGCCGAACTTGCACTCGAGCTGGTTGAAATCCCCCTGACCACCCGTGGCAAGAATGCGGATGTAACCCGCATGATTCGCCAGGAAGGCGAAGCCATGCTGAGTAAGGTCGGGGCGGGGGAACGCATCGTCACCTTAGAAGTCCAAGGGCGACCATGGAGCACCGAGCAACTGGCGGTGGAACTGGACAAGTGGCGCCTGGATGCGCGAACTGTCAACCTGATGGTAGGCGGCCCGGAAGGGCTGGCGCCTGAAGTACAGGCACGCAGTGAACAGCGTTGGTCGCTGTCTCCGCTGACTCTGCCGCACCCGTTGGTGCGGATTTTGATAGGCGAGCAGATTTACCGGGCCTGGACGGTGTTGTCCGGTCATCCATACCACAAGTAATCAGCCCAACCGATGCCACAGCCGATTCGCCTCAAAGACCACGAAAAGGATGCACTGCTGATCCGCAAGCGCGCGATCGTCGGGGCCGGCATCGTGCTTTTGCTGACGATGGTGTTGTTGGCCAGGATGTATTACCTGCAAGTGGTGCAGTACGACTACCACACCACGCTGGCAGAGAATAACCGCATCCATGTGCAGCCAATTCCGCCCAGTCGCGGGCTGATTTTTGACCGCAATGGCGTGATTATCGCCGACAACCGCCCGAGTTTCAGCTTGACGCTGACCCGTGAGCGGGCCGGTGACTGGCATCATGTGCTGGACGTGATTGTTGAAGTGCTGGAGCTGGGGGCGGAAGACCGCGCTTTGTTCGAGCGTCGGGTCAAGCAGGGGCGTCGTCCCTTTGAGCCTGTTCCTGTGCTGTTTGAACTGACGGAAGAACAGATTGCCCGGATTGCGGTAAACCAATTCCGTTTGCCGGGTGTCGAGGTGGCCGCACAGCTGGTGCGGCATTATCCGTTGCGTGAGCATTTTGCCCATTCCGTTGGCTACGTCGGGCGGATCAACGAGAAAGAACTAAAAGAGCTAGATGCCGTTGAATACAGCGGCACCCACCATATCGGCAAAACCGGTATTGAACGTTTCTACGAAGCTGAGCTGCATGGGCAGGTCGGTTATGAGGAAGTCGAGACTAACGCCCGTGGTCGGGTTCTGCGGGTGCTCAATCGTACAGAGCCTAAGTCTGGTAAAGATATTACCCTGACCTTGGATGTACGTTTGCAGGAGGCAGCCGAAGCGGCTTTGGGCGGGCGTCGCGGTGCTATTGTCGCCATTCAGCCACAAACCGGTGAGGTTTTGGCGATGGTCAGCCAGCCGAGTTTCGATCCCAATCCCTTTGTCACGGGGATCGGTTTCAAGGCTTATGCTGACCTGCGTGATTCCATTGACCGCCCGTTGTACAACCGTGTGCTACGGGGGCTGTACCCGCCAGGCTCAACCATTAAAGCCATGGTGGCTGTTGCAGGCCTGGATGCGGGCATTGTAACGCCGCAAACCCGCGTGTTTGACCCTGGTTACTTCCAGTTGCCCAACAACACCCACAAGTACCGTAACTGGAACCGATCTGGTGACGGCTGGGTGGATATGGACTTAGCCATTGCCCGCTCCAATGACACCTACTTCTATTCCCTAGCTCATAAAATGGGCATTGATCGCCTTCACGACTACATGAGTCGTTTCGGCTTTGGTCAGCGGGTTGCGTTGGATATGTTTGAAGAAACCGGTGGTCTCATGCCATCCCGTGACTGGAAGCGGGCTCGTTACCGCCAGGCATGGTTCCCCGGCGAAACCGTCATCCTTGGGATTGGTCAGGGCTATATGCAGGCTACCCCTTTACAGCTAGCTCAGGCCACTGCGCTTTTGGCTACAGGCGGCAAGTGGATTCGTCCCCATCTGGCCAAGGATATTCAGGGTGAGAAACCTGTAGACCCGAATCCGATGCCAGATATTGTGCTGCGCGACCCATCCTTCTGGAACTATGGCCGTAAAGGTATGGAGTCTGTGGTGCATGGGGCGCGTGGTACGGCGCGCAAAGTCGGTGACTCGGCTGTCTACCGAATGGCAGGTAAGAGTGGTACGGCTCAAGTCGTGGCCATTAAACAGGGCGAGAAGTACGACCGGAATAAACTGGCTGAGCGCCATCGCGACCATGCGTTGTTCGTTGCCTTTGCGCCTTTCGATAACCCCCAGATCGCCGTTGCTGTGATGGTTGAGAACGGCGAGTCCGGCTCTGGTGTGGCCGGGCCCGTGGCTAAGCAGGTGATGGATGCCTGGTTGCTGGATGAAAACGGTCAACTCAAGCCTGAGTTCGCTCCCCCTGTCGAACCTGGAGTGACCCAGCCATGAGCAATAATTTCGACCGCAATCTTTCCAATGAAGACTTGGTACGCCGCCGGGCTACTCTGCTGCAGCGGTTGCACATTGACGGCATCCTCATGCTGCTGCTGATCATCTTGGCTGTCGGAAGCTTGCTGGTGCTGTATTCAGCCAGTGGTAAGAATCTTGATCTGGTGATGAAGCAGGCAAGTTCGTTTGGCCTTGGTTTAGTCGGCATGCTCATCATCGCCCAGTTTGAGCCGCGCTTTATGGCTCGGTGGGTGCCTCTCGCTTACGGGGTGGGGGTTGCGTTGTTGATTGTGGTGGATGTGATGGGCCAC
The Pseudomonas mendocina DNA segment above includes these coding regions:
- a CDS encoding GTP-binding protein, producing MTEYKILFTGTMGAGKTTAISAISEIPPVITDVQNNDPSLLKEKTTVGLDYGELTLPGGEQLRLYGTPGQQRFSFMWQILAKGALGLIILLDHSRPDPVADLSIYLTNFAELIARTGCVVAVGRIAADAHSELDGYAKCLAEHGVICPVLSADVRDKTQVLALLDLLLLQLEHQVPQA
- a CDS encoding winged helix-turn-helix domain-containing protein; translated protein: MPPLNNRDNYTYAFAHLNLRDEVVFKSIVGLLAGRTHHHWQHVEEGEADLLVLGVDGHDNKPAQRPARAILRIAYQQTDNQGLSVHWPLRANEVFERLEQVAKLLNQPQADTNVAAQPAYKLTRWPPHDVLGHNPAHLRLATLLGARALSCAELSERSGLSTTQCHHFLQRLNSAGLLLEESQPDKPKSESAPQGFFARLRAHLGLS
- a CDS encoding AEC family transporter; protein product: MHTVFAVVLPIFALILLGYICRKTNRLGERAASELNRMVAWLCLPALLFKVTATSTWAEIWQPGFVISVTASCLLIFFATLIWRLTRRHTLVVASLDGLSASYANTGYIGIPLCLLVFGQDGLEPALIASLIVVCLLFSLSVVCIEVGLQDEKNIGRATLAVTKALAKNPLVVSPIAGGCWAATGLGLAEPVMHLLDMLATATTPCALISLGLFLAQKQQGNTHGAWPLVVIKLIGQPLLTWYLAFEVFHLPLVWAQAAVLLSALPTGTGPFMLAEHYDREAGVVSRAILLSTVLSIASLTLILFWMGH
- a CDS encoding glutamate-5-semialdehyde dehydrogenase — protein: MTESVLDYMTRLGQAARSASRVLARASTAQKNRALQAAAAALDAARSELVQANELDLAAARANGLEPAMVDRLALTPAVIDSMIEGLRQVATLPDPIGEIRDMRYLPSGIQVGKMRVPLGVIGIIYESRPNVTIDAASLCLKSGNATILRGGSEAIHSNQAIARCIQQGLSEAGLPAAAVQVVETTDRAAVGALISMPEFVDVIVPRGGKGLIERISREAKVPVIKHLDGVCHVYIDVAADLDKAIRVADNAKTQRYSPCNAMETLLVHRDVAKAALLPLAAIYREKGVELRGDVATRELLGADVLEATEEDWAAEYNAPILSIRIVESLDEAIEHINRYGSKHTDAIITENFSDARRFLTEVDSSSVMVNASTRFADGFEYGLGAEIGISTDKLHARGPVGLEGLTSEKYVVFGDGHIRT
- the nadD gene encoding nicotinate-nucleotide adenylyltransferase codes for the protein MSTTSQSRRIGLLGGTFDPVHIGHLRSAVEVAEALELDELRLIPSARPPHRATPQVSAQQRLDMVELAVANSPVLRVDDRELLRERPSYTIDTLESVRGELAAEDQLFLLLGWDAFCGLPSWHRWEELLQHCHILVLQRPDADTDAPEALRDLLAARSVGDPQALSGPGGQIAFIWQTPLAVSATQIRTLLAEGKSARFLVPDTVLAYINNHGLYRGMK
- the rsfS gene encoding ribosome silencing factor, which codes for MTKATVAGEALVKLAIDALEDIKAQDITTIDVRGKTSITDFMVIASGTSSRHVKSLVDNVLEKVKEQGVRPLGSEGLDTGEWALLDLGEVVVHVMLPTARQFYDLERLWQGAEQSRAQSAGEGEQ
- the rlmH gene encoding 23S rRNA (pseudouridine(1915)-N(3))-methyltransferase RlmH is translated as MRIKLIAVGSRMPRWVEEGWQEYAKRMPAELALELVEIPLTTRGKNADVTRMIRQEGEAMLSKVGAGERIVTLEVQGRPWSTEQLAVELDKWRLDARTVNLMVGGPEGLAPEVQARSEQRWSLSPLTLPHPLVRILIGEQIYRAWTVLSGHPYHK
- the mrdA gene encoding penicillin-binding protein 2, translating into MPQPIRLKDHEKDALLIRKRAIVGAGIVLLLTMVLLARMYYLQVVQYDYHTTLAENNRIHVQPIPPSRGLIFDRNGVIIADNRPSFSLTLTRERAGDWHHVLDVIVEVLELGAEDRALFERRVKQGRRPFEPVPVLFELTEEQIARIAVNQFRLPGVEVAAQLVRHYPLREHFAHSVGYVGRINEKELKELDAVEYSGTHHIGKTGIERFYEAELHGQVGYEEVETNARGRVLRVLNRTEPKSGKDITLTLDVRLQEAAEAALGGRRGAIVAIQPQTGEVLAMVSQPSFDPNPFVTGIGFKAYADLRDSIDRPLYNRVLRGLYPPGSTIKAMVAVAGLDAGIVTPQTRVFDPGYFQLPNNTHKYRNWNRSGDGWVDMDLAIARSNDTYFYSLAHKMGIDRLHDYMSRFGFGQRVALDMFEETGGLMPSRDWKRARYRQAWFPGETVILGIGQGYMQATPLQLAQATALLATGGKWIRPHLAKDIQGEKPVDPNPMPDIVLRDPSFWNYGRKGMESVVHGARGTARKVGDSAVYRMAGKSGTAQVVAIKQGEKYDRNKLAERHRDHALFVAFAPFDNPQIAVAVMVENGESGSGVAGPVAKQVMDAWLLDENGQLKPEFAPPVEPGVTQP